A single Chloroflexota bacterium DNA region contains:
- a CDS encoding nitroreductase codes for MDVIEAINSRRSVRAFKTEPVPGEVLRSIMEAALRAPSWENTQPWELAVLGGDVMKNLKAAILSMMMAGEKPSLDLPWPKFTGRHLERAKADGRRLFLELGISKEDKNAIMNWRLSMSQFFDAPNGVIVYMDASLGQWSLVDVGIALQNLMLAACHYGVGSCPLAAVVVYPAVLRGLLGIPESKRVVLGVALGYPDLSKPASKFQASREPLESMVTWHGFD; via the coding sequence ATGGATGTCATTGAAGCTATCAACAGCCGGAGGAGCGTTCGGGCATTCAAGACTGAGCCTGTGCCCGGGGAGGTCCTCCGGTCGATCATGGAGGCTGCTCTGCGGGCGCCTTCCTGGGAGAACACTCAGCCGTGGGAGCTGGCTGTTCTGGGGGGGGATGTCATGAAGAATTTGAAGGCAGCCATTTTAAGTATGATGATGGCTGGAGAGAAGCCCAGTCTTGACCTACCCTGGCCCAAGTTTACCGGGCGGCACCTCGAACGGGCGAAGGCAGATGGCAGGCGTCTTTTCCTTGAATTAGGTATATCGAAAGAGGATAAGAATGCAATCATGAACTGGCGGTTGTCCATGTCCCAGTTCTTCGATGCCCCTAATGGAGTAATAGTATATATGGATGCTTCATTGGGGCAGTGGTCACTGGTCGATGTCGGGATAGCGCTGCAAAACCTGATGCTGGCGGCGTGTCACTACGGTGTGGGGTCATGCCCTCTGGCGGCTGTGGTGGTGTATCCTGCAGTTCTACGCGGTCTTCTGGGAATACCTGAATCGAAGCGTGTTGTTTTGGGTGTGGCTCTGGGATACCCGGATCTTTCGAAGCCAGCGTCAAAATTCCAGGCCAGTCGGGAGCCTTTGGAAAGCATGGTGACCTGGCATGGCTTCGACTAA
- a CDS encoding CaiB/BaiF CoA-transferase family protein, with product MASALSGIKVIDICGLGPGSLVSMTLADMGADVIKVDMPPGGGHRGVGDGLVYFPEAEDEAEKMVAYGAVNRNKKSMAINFRTEAGQSVLHKLVGTCDVVIEAFRPGVMDRMNVGYEALAKTNPRIIYCAISGYGQTGPYRSFPGHDANYAGFGGVLGLTGDRRDGPPVMALNIVADMAVAYLNAVIGVLLAVCARERTGKGQMVDISMLDGVVGLLAGVPGTAEYPYNGVLPQRGDTLTSGNNPFYAVYQTKDGKYLSVCPIEPRFWQNLCRVLGREDLAPHEFDLSPKKEEMLGDLKKIFLTKTRDEWFDLLIKADVPVGKVLDVDEVFKDPQVLARKMVIEVPHPKFGKVKQIGISVKLSDTPGEIRSLAVRLGKHTDEVLSGLGYSKAEIEKLRHDGAVG from the coding sequence TTGGCATCAGCGCTTAGTGGGATTAAGGTAATCGACATCTGCGGCTTAGGGCCAGGTTCGCTTGTTTCCATGACCTTGGCAGACATGGGGGCTGACGTCATTAAGGTTGACATGCCACCTGGGGGTGGGCATCGAGGTGTCGGCGATGGTCTGGTTTATTTCCCGGAGGCGGAAGATGAAGCCGAGAAGATGGTTGCCTACGGGGCGGTCAACCGCAATAAGAAGAGCATGGCGATCAATTTTCGAACTGAGGCAGGGCAGAGTGTCCTTCATAAACTGGTCGGGACTTGTGACGTTGTCATCGAAGCCTTCCGGCCAGGTGTGATGGATCGTATGAACGTGGGCTATGAGGCCCTGGCTAAGACAAATCCCAGGATCATCTATTGCGCGATTTCCGGTTATGGGCAAACTGGCCCGTATCGAAGTTTCCCTGGGCATGATGCCAATTATGCTGGTTTTGGGGGTGTATTGGGCTTGACCGGCGATCGCCGTGATGGCCCACCGGTTATGGCGCTCAATATAGTGGCTGATATGGCCGTTGCATATCTGAACGCTGTTATCGGTGTTCTGCTGGCCGTTTGTGCTCGGGAAAGAACAGGTAAAGGTCAGATGGTGGATATATCAATGCTGGATGGTGTTGTGGGGCTTTTGGCTGGTGTGCCTGGTACGGCAGAGTATCCCTACAACGGAGTTTTACCACAGCGTGGTGATACACTGACCAGCGGCAATAACCCCTTCTACGCTGTCTATCAGACCAAGGATGGTAAGTATCTCAGTGTTTGTCCGATTGAGCCGCGCTTCTGGCAGAACCTGTGTCGGGTGCTGGGGCGCGAGGATCTGGCCCCTCATGAATTTGACCTGAGTCCCAAGAAAGAAGAGATGTTGGGGGACTTAAAGAAGATATTCCTCACCAAGACCAGGGATGAATGGTTTGATCTTCTCATCAAGGCTGATGTGCCGGTAGGCAAGGTTCTTGATGTAGATGAAGTATTCAAAGATCCCCAGGTGCTTGCCCGGAAGATGGTAATTGAAGTACCTCATCCCAAATTTGGCAAAGTGAAACAGATTGGCATCAGCGTCAAACTCTCCGATACACCGGGCGAGATACGCAGTTTGGCGGTTCGTCTTGGCAAGCATACTGACGAAGTCCTCTCGGGGTTGGGTTATTCCAAGGCTGAGATCGAGAAACTGCGGCATGACGGGGCGGTTGGCTGA
- a CDS encoding CoA-binding protein, with product MSINRKELDRAFNPHCVAVVGDKRGNGYVWLRSLSTFTGKLYSVQIDPEELPGIESMGIPNYFSLLDIPEPVDYVLIAVPRGVAPRVLNDCIQKRVGGAALFTSGFAETNTEEGLRLEKVLVKMAKDANFNLIGPNCMGIFNPILGLRHDPDQYHGIAGPVGFISQSGTHAIFFSLVGALNGIKISKSVSYGNGAVLDSTDYLEYLSQDKETKIIGMYIEGIKEGRRFFQSLMETARSKPVLVWKGGKGEEGYRAIACHTGSLASKPTIWEAVIRQCGAIKVDSLDEMVDCVKALLYLKAPLGGRVALVAQSGGQSVVIADAFTRVGLTAPKLSDRSYRQFASFFNIIGGSYLNPLDISWHAPSIEDSIRILDVLSADANTDSLVFELSLPFLSQIWQYYPSYIDNLVEALSEFKNRCSKPFLTVISAGQLEAEALDIRNKLIERGIPSFTNFERAAKALKRVTEYYAFHREANH from the coding sequence TTGAGTATAAACCGGAAGGAACTGGATAGGGCCTTTAACCCTCACTGCGTAGCAGTAGTGGGCGACAAGAGGGGGAATGGTTATGTGTGGCTCAGAAGCCTGAGCACCTTCACCGGCAAACTATATTCCGTCCAGATTGACCCGGAAGAACTGCCCGGCATAGAGAGCATGGGAATACCGAACTACTTCAGCTTGCTTGATATACCCGAGCCGGTGGATTACGTACTTATCGCCGTTCCCAGGGGAGTAGCCCCTCGTGTCCTGAACGATTGCATTCAGAAGCGAGTGGGCGGGGCAGCACTGTTTACCTCGGGTTTTGCCGAGACAAATACTGAGGAGGGATTGCGACTGGAGAAGGTTCTTGTCAAGATGGCGAAGGACGCTAACTTCAACCTTATCGGGCCAAATTGTATGGGTATCTTCAACCCGATTCTCGGGTTGCGCCATGACCCAGACCAATACCATGGGATAGCCGGCCCGGTAGGCTTCATCTCTCAGAGCGGCACCCACGCCATCTTCTTCAGCCTCGTAGGAGCACTAAACGGAATTAAGATAAGCAAATCAGTAAGTTATGGTAATGGAGCAGTCCTCGACAGCACAGACTACCTGGAATACCTGTCCCAGGACAAGGAAACAAAAATAATAGGTATGTACATAGAAGGGATAAAGGAGGGAAGAAGGTTCTTCCAATCCCTCATGGAAACGGCCAGAAGCAAACCAGTGCTTGTCTGGAAGGGGGGTAAAGGCGAAGAGGGATACAGGGCAATAGCATGCCACACCGGTTCGCTAGCCTCCAAACCCACTATATGGGAGGCCGTTATCAGACAGTGCGGCGCCATCAAGGTCGACAGCCTCGACGAGATGGTCGATTGTGTGAAAGCGCTCCTTTATCTCAAAGCCCCTCTCGGGGGCAGGGTGGCTCTGGTGGCACAGAGCGGGGGACAGTCCGTGGTGATAGCAGATGCCTTCACCAGGGTGGGACTTACAGCTCCAAAACTCAGCGATCGCTCCTATCGGCAATTTGCCTCCTTCTTTAACATCATAGGTGGCAGTTACCTCAATCCGCTGGATATTTCCTGGCATGCGCCTTCAATAGAAGATTCCATCAGGATATTAGATGTCCTGAGCGCTGACGCCAACACAGACTCCCTGGTCTTCGAGCTGTCCCTACCGTTCCTATCCCAAATCTGGCAATACTACCCCTCTTATATCGATAACCTGGTTGAGGCCCTGTCAGAATTCAAAAACAGATGCTCCAAGCCCTTCTTGACCGTTATTTCTGCAGGGCAACTGGAAGCAGAAGCATTGGACATAAGAAACAAGTTGATAGAGAGGGGCATACCCAGTTTTACTAACTTCGAAAGAGCGGCCAAGGCGCTGAAACGCGTCACCGAATACTACGCCTTCCATCGGGAAGCCAATCATTGA
- a CDS encoding LemA family protein, which translates to MTWIIGITIGVVLLLVLWIAVMYNTLVRGRNHCDESWSDVDTELKRRYDLIPNLVNTVKGYATHEREVMEQVTQARSAAVASQGSPSSQARDENVLVGTLRQLLAVVESYPDLKASQNFLKLQEELVNTEDRIQRARRFYNGNVRDYNNRVELFPSALVAGCLGFKEREFFEIKVAVEREAPVAKM; encoded by the coding sequence ATGACTTGGATAATTGGCATCACCATTGGCGTCGTCTTGTTGCTGGTGCTCTGGATAGCTGTGATGTACAACACCCTGGTGCGGGGCCGCAACCACTGTGATGAGTCGTGGTCGGACGTTGATACTGAACTGAAACGGCGCTATGATCTGATCCCCAACCTGGTCAACACAGTCAAGGGTTATGCCACCCATGAGAGGGAAGTCATGGAACAGGTGACTCAGGCTCGGAGTGCTGCTGTGGCCAGTCAGGGCTCGCCCTCCTCGCAGGCGCGCGACGAGAACGTGCTGGTGGGCACCCTGCGGCAGTTGCTCGCCGTGGTCGAGAGCTACCCTGACCTGAAGGCCAGCCAGAACTTTCTCAAACTTCAAGAGGAACTGGTCAACACGGAAGACCGTATTCAGAGAGCACGCCGGTTCTACAACGGCAATGTGCGGGACTACAACAACCGCGTGGAGCTGTTCCCGTCCGCCTTGGTGGCTGGATGCCTCGGCTTCAAGGAGCGCGAGTTCTTCGAGATCAAGGTGGCGGTGGAGCGCGAAGCGCCGGTGGCGAAGATGTAG
- the amrB gene encoding AmmeMemoRadiSam system protein B, translating to MANPKLREVHAQPVLHRGQQGVLLSDPLGISQRGLFVPRALSPVLTLLDGSRDLGMVRTGFELRTGIPISTSIMEKLVSELDNALLLNNERFAQAHQVAIDDFRHAASRQPLLIGKCYPEDPQEIRALLQRYLDQAEKDDPQTTGEVQGLISPHIDFARGGPIYARVWAKAASALEETELVVILGTDHNGGEGEINLTRQNYETPWGILPTARELVDEIARLAGEARVFGNELHHRGEHSVEAALIWLHYLLGNRRCDILPVLCGSFHSFIDQGESPLQGTSISATIEIIRKAATDRRTLIVAAADLAHIGPAFGDHLPLDLAGRDRLAEQDQRLTDILRQGNAEAFFEEIRGEGDQRRICGMPPIYITLSVLSEVKGLLTGYAQCPASDDGTSLVSICGMVYLSQPCQSAPNR from the coding sequence GTGGCTAATCCTAAGCTTCGAGAGGTCCATGCTCAGCCTGTATTACACAGGGGACAGCAAGGTGTCCTTCTAAGCGACCCCCTGGGGATAAGCCAAAGAGGATTATTCGTACCTCGCGCCTTGTCCCCAGTCCTGACACTGCTGGATGGGAGCCGTGACTTGGGGATGGTCAGGACCGGGTTTGAACTGCGAACAGGGATTCCCATCAGCACCTCCATCATGGAGAAGCTCGTTTCAGAGCTCGATAATGCTCTTCTTCTGAACAACGAGCGATTCGCCCAGGCCCATCAGGTTGCCATCGATGATTTCCGACATGCTGCCTCGAGGCAACCCCTCCTTATTGGAAAATGTTATCCGGAGGATCCCCAGGAAATCAGGGCTTTGCTGCAAAGATACCTTGACCAGGCAGAAAAGGACGACCCGCAAACCACCGGAGAGGTACAGGGACTGATCAGCCCCCACATCGACTTTGCGAGGGGTGGGCCTATCTATGCCAGAGTCTGGGCCAAAGCAGCATCGGCCCTGGAGGAGACTGAGCTGGTCGTTATATTGGGAACAGACCATAATGGAGGAGAGGGTGAGATAAACCTGACCCGCCAGAATTATGAGACCCCCTGGGGCATCCTGCCAACAGCCCGGGAATTAGTAGACGAGATCGCCCGGCTAGCCGGAGAGGCAAGGGTTTTCGGCAATGAACTGCATCACCGTGGAGAGCATTCCGTTGAGGCAGCGCTCATCTGGCTGCATTACTTGCTGGGTAACAGACGGTGTGACATACTCCCTGTCCTTTGCGGTTCCTTCCACTCGTTCATCGATCAGGGTGAGAGTCCCTTACAAGGCACATCCATATCAGCCACTATCGAAATCATCAGGAAAGCAGCGACCGATCGGCGCACTCTCATAGTAGCAGCAGCCGACCTGGCTCACATTGGGCCTGCTTTTGGGGATCACCTCCCGCTAGACCTTGCAGGTAGGGACAGGCTGGCAGAGCAGGATCAAAGGCTGACCGACATTCTTCGTCAGGGTAACGCCGAGGCTTTCTTTGAGGAGATCAGGGGCGAGGGCGACCAGAGGCGCATCTGCGGCATGCCTCCCATATACATTACACTATCAGTGCTGTCCGAAGTCAAAGGCTTACTGACAGGCTATGCTCAATGTCCAGCCAGTGATGATGGCACGTCCCTGGTCTCCATCTGCGGCATGGTCTATCTCTCGCAGCCCTGTCAATCTGCGCCGAATCGCTAA